The following coding sequences are from one Ornithodoros turicata isolate Travis chromosome 1, ASM3712646v1, whole genome shotgun sequence window:
- the LOC135378397 gene encoding uncharacterized protein LOC135378397, translating to MAKAVALLCCFITVASAGFLGGGSGGHGGQGFGSAGGYGSAGGFGGGGHGGGFGGGHGGGFGGGQGGGFGGGHHGGGGGGISSSYLVKTVTRTSSAGAGGHGGHGGGGYSGGHGGFSGGHGGGGYSGGHGGFSGGYGGAGLGGGYGGGFSGGHGGAAGGGQAAKIILVKSSGGSGGFGGGFGSAGGFGGGHGSAGGFGGGHGGYGGGHGGSFGGQSGGFAGGFGGHGGAGGYSGGHDAGAANAVSKIVLLKAFSGSNVAGGGHGGGGGG from the exons ATGGCTAAGGCAGTG GCACTTCTTTGCTGCTTCATCACAGTGGCTAGCGCTGGCTTCCTCGGTGGAGGTAGCGGAGGCCACGGCGGGCAAGGATTTGGCAGCGCCGGTGGATATGGTTCAGCAGGAGGTTTTGGAGGTGGAGGCCACGGTGGCGGATTTGGTGGTGGCCACGGTGGCGGATTCGGTGGTGGCCAGGGTGGCGGATTCGGTGGTGGCCATCATGGTGGAGGAGGGGGCGGAATCAGTTCCTCGTACCTCGTGAAGACTGTCACAAGGACGTCCTCTGCTGGCGCTGGAGGGCACGGTGGTCATGGCGGAGGAGGTTACAGTGGTGGTCATGGCGGGTTTTCTGGAGGACATGGCGGAGGAGGCTACAGTGGTGGTCATGGCGGGTTTTCTGGAGGATATGGCGGGGCTGGCCTTGGCGGTGGATATGGAGGTGGATTCTCAGGTGGACACGGCGGAGCTGCTGGCGGTGGTCAAGCAGCTAAGATCATCCTTGTGAAGAGTTCAGGCGGCTCTGGAGGATTCGGTGGAGGCTTCGGAAGCGCTGGAGGTTTTGGTGGAGGACACGGAAGCGCTGGAGGTTTCGGTGGAGGACACGGTGGATATGGCGGCGGCCATGGCGGAAGCTTTGGAGGCCAAAGTGGTGGATTTGCTGGAGGTTTCGGCGGTCATGGTGGTGCTGGAGGATATTCCGGAGGCCACGATGCTGGAGCAGCTAACGCTGTATCCAAGATTGTCCTCCTGAAAGCTTTCAGTGGCAGCAACGTTGCCGGAGGAGGTCacggtggaggtggtggtggc